The following are encoded in a window of Roseimaritima ulvae genomic DNA:
- a CDS encoding VanZ family protein encodes MRFLTRLTLFGIRLAPILLAIYWILIFTGTHLPTVPMPAVRNLDKVQHFVAFTGLAFLLAWSIPTSGRDPRTKMIFAFLISVCYGMFDELTQQFVGRNTELADFVADCVGALAGVFVYLFAKMILFPTSPDSGERQGMDQHETEGKTETKTDPDVAVSGRRVA; translated from the coding sequence ATGCGTTTCCTGACTCGACTGACCCTGTTCGGCATCCGTTTGGCACCGATCCTGCTAGCGATCTATTGGATCTTGATTTTTACCGGCACGCATCTACCGACGGTGCCCATGCCCGCAGTCCGCAACCTGGACAAAGTGCAACATTTTGTGGCTTTTACGGGTCTGGCATTCCTACTGGCTTGGTCTATTCCGACCAGCGGACGCGATCCCCGCACCAAGATGATTTTCGCCTTTTTGATTTCCGTGTGTTACGGCATGTTCGATGAATTGACGCAACAATTCGTCGGCCGAAACACCGAGCTGGCCGATTTTGTCGCCGACTGCGTTGGAGCCTTGGCCGGGGTGTTTGTGTACCTGTTTGCCAAAATGATTCTGTTCCCCACATCACCCGACTCCGGCGAACGCCAAGGGATGGATCAGCACGAAACGGAAGGCAAAACCGAAACCAAAACGGATCCCGATGTGGCGGTCAGTGGCCGACGGGTGGCGTAA
- a CDS encoding serine/threonine-protein kinase, whose translation MTAADDPTQPADEAAAVDQADAYEQRLAGVLSDMSDRIAGGEPVDLESVCAAHPELAEDLRNLWGAVLVADATAASQREMPSGEDSGEPGSGPWRSLRLPTTVDDYELLQELGRGGMGVVFLARQISLNREVAVKMILRGRLASDADRQRFLAEAAATARLEHPHIVPIYEVGDIDGRPYFSMQYIEGETLADRLSRGPLPQRTAAKMVGKIARAIAAAHRQGILHRDIKPSNILLARNGPPMITDFGLAKQDQAPHSLTQSGMVLGTPAYMSPEQAAGRRGEVGPASDVYSLGSVLYHALTGRAPLVADTPMELMLKVIEQDPPPPRMLRPNLDRDLEMVVVRCLQKPADLRYTNADQLADDLDAFLKDERVSARSGRFSQIVARMLRETHHASVLENWGVLWMWHSLALLAICLLTWALQQNDVTNRLAYGLLWSLGLGTWAAVFWMLRRRLGPVTFIERQTAHVWAASMVGAVMLFPLEWWMQLPVLTLSPILGVIASMVFLVKAGMFSGAFYIQFAVMVLTAVAMAFAPAYAHLIFGVAAAICFFMPGLKYYRQRVRSEA comes from the coding sequence GTGACCGCTGCCGACGACCCAACCCAGCCCGCCGACGAAGCCGCCGCGGTCGATCAGGCGGATGCCTACGAGCAGCGGTTGGCCGGGGTGCTGTCGGATATGTCGGACCGCATCGCGGGCGGTGAGCCGGTGGACTTGGAAAGCGTCTGCGCGGCGCATCCCGAGCTGGCCGAAGACCTACGGAACCTGTGGGGAGCCGTGTTGGTTGCCGACGCTACGGCTGCGTCCCAACGGGAAATGCCCAGCGGGGAAGATTCGGGCGAGCCGGGTTCAGGGCCTTGGCGGTCGCTGCGTTTGCCAACCACGGTGGATGATTATGAATTGTTGCAGGAGTTGGGACGCGGCGGGATGGGCGTTGTGTTTCTGGCTCGTCAGATCAGCTTGAACCGTGAGGTGGCCGTCAAGATGATCCTCCGCGGTCGGCTGGCCAGCGACGCCGACCGGCAGCGTTTCTTAGCCGAAGCGGCCGCGACCGCGCGTTTGGAACATCCTCACATCGTGCCGATTTATGAAGTTGGCGACATCGACGGCCGCCCGTACTTCAGCATGCAGTACATCGAAGGCGAAACGCTGGCCGACCGCTTGTCACGCGGGCCCCTGCCGCAACGTACGGCCGCCAAGATGGTCGGCAAAATCGCTCGGGCCATCGCCGCCGCGCATCGACAAGGCATCCTGCACCGCGACATCAAGCCTTCCAATATTCTGCTGGCTCGCAACGGCCCGCCGATGATCACCGATTTTGGGTTGGCTAAACAGGACCAAGCCCCGCACAGTCTGACGCAAAGCGGCATGGTGCTGGGAACGCCGGCGTACATGTCGCCCGAACAAGCGGCCGGGCGGCGCGGCGAAGTCGGGCCGGCCAGCGATGTCTACAGTTTGGGCAGCGTGCTGTACCACGCCCTGACCGGTCGAGCTCCGTTGGTGGCCGACACGCCGATGGAATTGATGCTAAAAGTCATCGAACAAGATCCTCCGCCACCCAGAATGTTGCGTCCCAACTTGGATCGTGACCTGGAAATGGTCGTGGTGCGATGTTTGCAGAAACCCGCCGACCTGCGATACACAAACGCCGACCAGTTAGCCGACGACTTGGATGCGTTTTTAAAAGACGAACGCGTTTCGGCGCGGAGTGGTCGGTTCAGCCAAATCGTGGCCCGCATGCTGCGCGAAACGCACCACGCGTCGGTGCTGGAAAATTGGGGCGTGTTGTGGATGTGGCACTCGCTGGCGCTATTGGCCATTTGTCTGTTGACCTGGGCGCTGCAGCAAAACGACGTTACCAATCGGCTGGCTTATGGCCTGCTGTGGTCGCTGGGACTGGGGACCTGGGCGGCGGTGTTTTGGATGCTGCGGCGGCGGCTGGGCCCGGTCACGTTTATCGAACGACAAACCGCGCACGTGTGGGCCGCGAGCATGGTCGGAGCGGTGATGCTGTTCCCGCTGGAATGGTGGATGCAGTTGCCGGTACTGACCCTGTCTCCGATCCTGGGCGTGATCGCTTCGATGGTGTTCCTGGTCAAAGCCGGCATGTTTAGCGGCGCGTTTTATATTCAATTCGCCGTGATGGTGCTGACCGCCGTGGCGATGGCTTTTGCACCGGCGTACGCCCATCTGATTTTTGGCGTTGCCGCGGCGATCTGTTTCTTTATGCCCGGTTTGAAGTACTACCGCCAGCGAGTCCGCAGCGAAGCGTAG
- a CDS encoding sigma-70 family RNA polymerase sigma factor has product MAKSIWPQSDQTQALLAAARQGDTDAINQLLDRHRAPVRRLVQMRLDRRVQQRVDVSDVVQDVMFEANGRLQAYLENPAMAFHLWLRQIAWDHMIDTYRRHRKSAKRDMDREQPLALGGTSDHSTIELAAQLCDPEITPQAAAVQRELAEQVERTIDSLDEPDREIILMRHYEHLSNQEVAEALQLTPPAASMRYLRAMRRLRELMQSSESSSADDAAES; this is encoded by the coding sequence ATGGCCAAATCCATCTGGCCTCAATCCGATCAGACGCAGGCCCTGTTGGCCGCCGCTCGCCAGGGGGATACCGATGCGATTAATCAGTTGCTCGATCGTCACCGGGCGCCGGTCCGGCGGTTGGTGCAAATGCGGTTGGACCGCCGCGTCCAGCAGCGGGTCGATGTTAGTGATGTCGTCCAGGATGTGATGTTCGAAGCCAATGGCCGGTTGCAGGCGTACCTGGAAAACCCCGCCATGGCTTTCCATCTGTGGCTCCGGCAGATCGCTTGGGATCATATGATCGACACCTATCGCCGGCACCGCAAAAGTGCCAAACGTGACATGGACCGTGAACAACCACTGGCTTTGGGAGGTACCTCCGACCACTCCACGATCGAGTTAGCCGCTCAGTTGTGTGACCCTGAAATCACGCCGCAAGCCGCTGCGGTGCAACGCGAATTGGCCGAACAGGTCGAACGCACGATCGACAGCTTGGACGAACCGGATCGCGAAATCATCTTGATGCGTCATTACGAACACTTGTCGAACCAAGAGGTCGCCGAAGCCCTGCAATTGACTCCCCCGGCCGCCAGTATGCGATACCTGCGGGCGATGCGGCGACTGCGCGAATTGATGCAGTCCTCTGAATCCTCTTCCGCTGACGATGCCGCTGAATCGTGA
- a CDS encoding nucleotide pyrophosphohydrolase — translation MPAEPLTLQAAQQQVDDWIQTIGVRYFDPLTNLAQLVEEVGEVARILSRTVGEQSCKPGESPGELSDELADVLFVTICLANQSGIDLEAALQRNLEKKTRRDQTRHRNNQKLQ, via the coding sequence ATGCCCGCTGAACCACTGACCCTGCAGGCAGCCCAACAACAGGTCGACGACTGGATTCAAACCATTGGCGTCCGCTATTTCGATCCGCTCACCAATCTCGCTCAACTGGTCGAAGAGGTCGGTGAGGTAGCTCGCATCTTGTCCCGCACGGTGGGCGAACAATCCTGCAAACCCGGTGAGTCACCCGGCGAGTTGTCCGATGAATTGGCCGACGTGCTATTCGTCACGATCTGCCTTGCCAACCAATCCGGCATCGATCTGGAAGCCGCCCTGCAGCGGAACCTGGAAAAGAAAACGCGACGCGACCAGACGCGTCATCGCAACAATCAAAAACTTCAATAA
- a CDS encoding 6-pyruvoyl trahydropterin synthase family protein, which produces MSLTVMRRVTFCAGHRLLNHDGKCVNLHGHNYVAEFYVVADQQDEVGRVIDFKLLKIRCKGWLDEHWDHAFLLWDKDTEALNAIRQTNPHRIFELPYNPTAENLAKYLLEIACPQMLEGTGARAQRVVIWESEESCAEVTVAD; this is translated from the coding sequence ATGTCCCTGACCGTAATGCGACGCGTGACCTTTTGCGCTGGCCATCGTTTACTGAATCACGACGGCAAGTGTGTGAACTTGCATGGTCATAACTACGTCGCGGAATTCTATGTCGTCGCCGACCAACAGGACGAAGTTGGACGCGTGATCGACTTCAAACTGCTGAAAATCCGCTGCAAAGGTTGGTTGGACGAACATTGGGACCACGCGTTTTTGCTGTGGGATAAAGATACCGAAGCCCTCAACGCCATCCGCCAAACCAACCCGCATCGAATTTTTGAATTACCCTACAATCCGACCGCCGAAAACCTGGCGAAATACCTACTGGAAATCGCTTGTCCCCAAATGCTCGAGGGCACCGGAGCACGTGCCCAGCGAGTGGTGATCTGGGAGTCGGAAGAAAGTTGTGCCGAAGTCACCGTGGCCGATTGA
- a CDS encoding ABC transporter substrate-binding protein: protein MRVVKVLIVLVVVMMVAVPVGVVGLLTVVAAIGQSASSEFDELQDVQTVAHEAAEVHVDADTSDTVNTDAADAPETNMDGQIKRQAGNVTLYCEPQVVAGQAEAVLLVLNSKCLLGASDFDYAFEMSQSSAGIQLKLLDEPEREFCRQMQPVYSSMATILSHICCSGQPLQIQMFPNDASEAVVAASRDDVAGCWFDNSQSVFFDQVYPAADRLDIIAGLRNLGLLGSPSDLVHFFYRRASDLGEVDVIGNRKRLADIPPTALLATLRHRALHCSLELFDGQATKFAITDTKFQAISSFEHVPPFTPTRRAQNGCMLFLGDDSISQETLDAIAARTTNVPGREITVDFWLRNTEDGYAVLVPSTDELLASEEEFENAMYSVGRCINSELPQDASLVMIGCDFDFHAKQTVPVSDRAAAYLARNNNRLDYWHPFDQAFADRVADYFEAQGLFAENGAAHVEIFQTAQPQAYPCVQLYVNPENFSADMAGQVEAFSRQMAAELFPDQVSVFQLCDARGRPLPDFVWYHPFNRPR, encoded by the coding sequence ATGCGTGTCGTCAAAGTACTGATTGTTCTGGTTGTAGTCATGATGGTGGCCGTACCGGTTGGCGTCGTCGGGTTATTGACGGTTGTGGCCGCGATCGGGCAATCCGCAAGCTCCGAGTTTGACGAGCTGCAGGACGTACAGACCGTGGCTCATGAAGCCGCCGAAGTGCACGTTGATGCAGACACGTCCGATACCGTTAACACCGACGCCGCAGATGCCCCGGAAACGAACATGGACGGGCAGATCAAACGGCAAGCCGGCAACGTGACGCTGTATTGCGAGCCGCAAGTGGTTGCGGGACAAGCCGAAGCCGTGCTGCTGGTGCTCAATTCGAAATGCCTGCTCGGTGCCAGTGACTTTGATTACGCGTTTGAAATGTCGCAATCGTCTGCCGGGATCCAGCTTAAACTATTGGATGAACCGGAGCGGGAATTCTGTCGACAAATGCAGCCCGTGTATTCGTCGATGGCAACCATCCTCAGCCACATTTGCTGTAGCGGCCAACCGCTGCAGATCCAGATGTTTCCCAACGACGCGAGCGAAGCCGTTGTCGCGGCAAGCCGCGATGACGTGGCGGGCTGTTGGTTTGACAATTCGCAGAGCGTGTTTTTCGATCAGGTTTATCCAGCGGCCGACCGGCTCGACATCATCGCCGGACTCCGCAACCTGGGGTTGCTCGGCTCGCCCAGCGATCTGGTGCATTTTTTCTATCGACGCGCTTCCGACCTGGGGGAAGTCGACGTGATTGGCAACCGCAAACGCCTTGCGGACATTCCTCCCACCGCGCTGTTGGCGACGCTCCGGCATCGGGCCTTGCACTGCAGTTTGGAACTGTTCGATGGACAAGCGACCAAGTTCGCCATCACCGATACCAAATTCCAGGCGATCAGCAGTTTCGAACATGTGCCTCCGTTTACACCCACACGTCGTGCACAAAACGGATGCATGCTGTTTTTGGGCGACGATTCGATCTCGCAGGAAACGCTGGACGCCATTGCGGCCCGCACCACCAATGTTCCCGGTCGCGAGATCACCGTCGATTTTTGGTTGCGCAACACGGAGGATGGTTATGCGGTGCTCGTTCCCTCGACGGACGAGCTGCTGGCAAGCGAGGAAGAGTTTGAGAATGCGATGTACTCGGTGGGACGCTGCATCAATAGCGAACTGCCACAGGACGCTTCGCTGGTCATGATCGGCTGTGATTTTGATTTCCATGCCAAACAAACCGTACCGGTAAGCGACCGTGCTGCCGCCTATTTGGCTCGCAACAACAACCGCCTGGATTACTGGCATCCGTTCGATCAAGCGTTTGCCGATCGCGTCGCGGATTACTTCGAGGCCCAGGGGCTGTTCGCGGAAAACGGTGCGGCTCATGTGGAAATCTTCCAGACTGCGCAGCCGCAGGCGTATCCCTGCGTTCAGCTGTACGTCAATCCGGAAAATTTTTCCGCCGACATGGCTGGGCAAGTGGAAGCGTTTTCACGGCAGATGGCCGCGGAGTTGTTTCCGGATCAAGTCTCGGTATTCCAGCTCTGCGATGCTCGCGGCAGGCCGCTTCCCGATTTTGTTTGGTACCATCCGTTCAATCGGCCACGGTGA
- a CDS encoding zinc-binding dehydrogenase translates to MTALNNHLTIDGFAMEFDSTSREFVRRPVKSLPLESGELLIRVTLCTICGSDLHTFQGRRSAPAGCVLGHEIIGEVVAWEGNELPRDYHGHVLQPGQRVTWAMAVGCGECFFCRHNLTQKCERLFKYGHQVRRDGGPSGGLSPFCVLVPGTPVFPIPDCLPDEVACPANCATATVFAAIRLIAETHALAGATVLITGAGMLGLTAAAQLSDAGAEHIVVADPDAERLQTARSFGATHGISAADPAGLKEVLGQLSQGRGADIALDFAGVPAAVQTCIDAVRVGGCVLLAGSVFPTDALALAPENIVRRMLTVRGLHNYQADDLAQGLRFLERTQGRFPFEQLVARTFPLEQTQQAFEYAGQQRPVRLAVRP, encoded by the coding sequence TTGACCGCTCTGAATAACCACCTGACCATCGATGGGTTCGCGATGGAGTTCGATTCAACGAGTCGTGAATTTGTGCGGCGACCCGTGAAGTCGTTGCCGTTGGAGTCCGGCGAGCTGCTGATTCGCGTCACGCTGTGCACGATTTGCGGCAGCGACCTGCATACCTTCCAAGGTCGTCGTAGCGCCCCGGCCGGCTGTGTGCTGGGACATGAAATCATTGGCGAAGTCGTTGCCTGGGAAGGAAACGAATTGCCGCGGGACTACCACGGTCATGTGCTGCAGCCAGGCCAACGTGTCACCTGGGCGATGGCAGTAGGCTGTGGTGAGTGCTTCTTCTGCCGGCACAACCTCACGCAAAAGTGCGAACGACTGTTTAAGTATGGCCATCAAGTCCGACGCGATGGCGGGCCCAGCGGAGGTCTGAGTCCGTTTTGTGTGCTGGTTCCTGGCACGCCGGTCTTTCCGATCCCTGACTGTTTGCCGGATGAAGTCGCCTGCCCGGCCAACTGCGCCACGGCGACGGTGTTTGCCGCCATCCGCCTGATCGCCGAAACCCATGCGCTGGCCGGCGCCACGGTATTGATCACCGGTGCGGGAATGTTGGGCTTGACCGCGGCAGCCCAATTAAGCGACGCCGGTGCGGAGCACATCGTGGTGGCCGATCCGGACGCCGAGCGCCTGCAAACCGCCCGATCTTTCGGTGCCACGCACGGAATCTCGGCTGCTGATCCCGCAGGTTTGAAGGAAGTGTTAGGGCAGTTGTCTCAAGGTCGCGGAGCCGATATCGCCTTGGACTTTGCCGGCGTGCCCGCCGCGGTCCAAACCTGCATCGACGCCGTACGCGTGGGCGGTTGCGTGCTGCTGGCCGGTTCGGTGTTTCCCACCGACGCGCTTGCACTTGCACCAGAGAACATTGTGCGACGAATGTTGACGGTGCGGGGACTGCATAACTACCAGGCGGACGATTTGGCGCAAGGCCTTCGTTTCCTGGAACGCACCCAAGGCCGTTTTCCCTTCGAGCAACTGGTCGCGCGGACGTTTCCGCTAGAGCAGACGCAGCAGGCCTTCGAGTACGCAGGTCAGCAGCGACCAGTGCGGTTGGCGGTGCGTCCGTAG